One Natrinema halophilum genomic window carries:
- a CDS encoding alkaline phosphatase family protein yields the protein MGLFDRLRGDGDPRVAFIGVDGVPYSLLSENEELFPNFAAIANDGTANEISSIVPPESSACWPSLTTGVNPGETGVYGFQDREVGTYDTYVPMGREVQADRIWDRVQENGRKATVMNVPVTFPPQRNVQRMVSGFLSPGLDKAAYPDDVRDYLETLDYRIDVNPKLGHQEDKSEFIEDANATVDAQFEAFKHYIEEDDWDLFFGVFMTTDRVNHFLFKDYERDGEYKDEFIDFYRKVDDYIGRLRDALPDDVTMIVASDHGFTSLDYEVHFNEWLREEGWLSFQTDEPEELGDIADDTRAYSFIPGRFYINLEGREPRGSVPESEYDAVRDELKADLEALEGPDGTKVVDRVVEKEEAFRGDHDDIAPDLVAIPNNGFDLKSGFKADSDVFDTGPRNGMHSFDDTSLYVDSPDATIENADLFDITPTILDLMNIDYNRGEFDGASLV from the coding sequence ATGGGTCTGTTCGATCGATTGCGGGGCGACGGCGATCCCCGGGTCGCATTTATCGGGGTCGACGGCGTGCCGTATAGTCTCCTATCGGAGAACGAGGAACTGTTCCCGAACTTCGCTGCGATCGCAAACGATGGAACCGCAAACGAGATTTCGAGCATCGTTCCGCCCGAATCCAGCGCGTGCTGGCCGTCGCTGACGACCGGGGTGAACCCCGGCGAGACGGGCGTCTACGGCTTTCAGGACCGAGAAGTCGGCACGTACGACACGTACGTCCCGATGGGTCGAGAAGTCCAGGCCGATCGCATCTGGGACCGCGTTCAAGAGAACGGCCGGAAGGCGACGGTGATGAACGTCCCCGTCACCTTTCCGCCACAACGAAACGTCCAGCGAATGGTCTCGGGCTTTCTCTCTCCTGGACTCGATAAGGCGGCCTACCCCGACGACGTTCGCGATTACCTCGAGACGCTAGATTACCGAATCGACGTCAATCCGAAACTGGGACACCAGGAAGACAAATCCGAGTTTATCGAGGACGCTAACGCCACGGTCGATGCCCAGTTCGAAGCTTTCAAACATTATATCGAGGAAGATGACTGGGATCTGTTTTTCGGCGTCTTCATGACGACCGACCGGGTCAACCACTTCCTGTTCAAAGACTACGAACGCGACGGCGAGTACAAAGACGAGTTCATCGACTTCTACAGGAAGGTCGACGACTACATCGGCCGCCTGCGAGACGCGCTGCCCGACGACGTGACGATGATCGTCGCCTCCGACCACGGCTTCACCAGCCTCGATTACGAGGTCCATTTCAACGAGTGGCTTCGGGAGGAGGGATGGCTCTCCTTCCAGACTGACGAGCCGGAGGAACTCGGCGATATCGCGGACGATACGAGAGCCTACTCGTTCATTCCCGGCCGTTTTTACATCAATCTCGAGGGCCGCGAGCCCCGTGGGTCCGTTCCCGAATCCGAGTACGACGCGGTTCGCGACGAGCTCAAGGCCGATCTCGAAGCGCTCGAAGGCCCCGACGGAACGAAAGTCGTCGACCGCGTCGTCGAGAAGGAAGAGGCATTCCGCGGCGATCACGACGACATCGCGCCCGACCTGGTCGCGATTCCGAACAACGGTTTCGATCTCAAGTCGGGTTTCAAGGCGGACTCGGACGTTTTCGACACGGGACCGCGAAACGGGATGCACAGCTTCGACGACACGTCGCTGTACGTCGACAGTCCCGATGCGACCATCGAGAACGCCGACCTCTTCGACATCACACCGACGATCCTCGACCTGATGAACATCGACTACAATCGGGGAGAGTTCGACGGCGCGAGTCTGGTCTGA
- a CDS encoding DUF7108 family protein, whose amino-acid sequence MTDRNAVDREGDSNEPSETRETTGDSWSGENECGADTAGIDLPRDVVDEIERLTRLQRSAADETEAEAYESRCEELLADHEFTARIRDDEGDDVLVLHPDAWHGDGVIRTDRIDDIERAVEIPLEGTGDPDDWDHVDASNRSLVEAVRDVHGEVHGDNASLLADFASNHYAKPIESLTGEELAEFRTEYFVRNAWPTEKQKEVIEESIRLLFEIADKPIPDRGS is encoded by the coding sequence ATGACCGATCGCAACGCTGTCGACAGGGAAGGAGACAGCAACGAACCGAGTGAAACGAGGGAAACAACAGGAGACTCGTGGTCCGGCGAAAACGAGTGCGGGGCGGATACCGCTGGCATCGATCTCCCCCGAGATGTCGTCGACGAAATAGAGCGGCTGACCCGACTCCAGCGATCTGCAGCAGACGAGACCGAGGCCGAGGCGTACGAGAGCCGATGCGAAGAACTGCTGGCGGACCACGAATTCACCGCCCGCATCCGCGACGACGAGGGCGACGACGTCCTCGTTCTCCATCCCGATGCGTGGCACGGGGACGGGGTCATCAGGACGGATCGGATCGACGACATCGAACGTGCGGTCGAGATCCCCCTCGAGGGAACCGGCGATCCCGACGACTGGGACCACGTCGACGCTTCCAATCGAAGTCTGGTCGAGGCCGTCAGAGATGTTCACGGCGAAGTCCACGGCGACAACGCGTCGCTCCTCGCTGATTTTGCAAGCAATCACTACGCGAAGCCGATCGAATCACTCACGGGCGAAGAACTAGCTGAGTTTCGCACCGAGTACTTCGTTCGGAACGCATGGCCCACCGAAAAACAAAAGGAGGTGATCGAGGAGTCGATCAGGCTCCTCTTTGAGATTGCCGATAAGCCGATTCCGGATCGAGGATCTTAG
- a CDS encoding PadR family transcriptional regulator: protein MSEAQSITGEQSIARELTAFQNNILVILAKEPMYGLAIKRELEDYYGTEVNHGRLYPNLDELVNLGLVEKSELDKRTNQYSLTEDGYDAVLDGLQWTLSKVVTDNDRASEISDIVENSY from the coding sequence ATGTCAGAGGCACAATCAATCACCGGCGAACAGAGTATTGCACGCGAACTTACAGCCTTCCAGAATAACATTCTCGTCATCCTCGCAAAAGAGCCCATGTACGGGCTCGCTATCAAGCGCGAACTCGAGGATTACTACGGGACGGAAGTAAACCACGGACGTCTCTACCCCAATCTCGACGAACTCGTCAATCTCGGGCTGGTCGAAAAGAGCGAACTCGACAAGCGAACCAACCAGTATTCGCTAACCGAGGACGGCTACGACGCTGTCCTCGACGGCCTTCAGTGGACGCTCTCCAAGGTCGTTACCGACAACGATCGCGCCAGTGAAATCTCCGATATCGTCGAGAACAGCTACTAA
- a CDS encoding DUF371 domain-containing protein — translation MEEVIHARGHENVSADHASTFEVSTDDYLTPAGDCILAIDANRAPADFDREFVAACQDADATITVTLEADGYRESVTGCGDPALECTNERSAVGRTSDYVDDRTIMLGAEFAADGFDRALVEALAEGAEAIVTITVE, via the coding sequence ATGGAAGAGGTCATTCATGCTCGCGGCCACGAAAACGTCAGCGCAGACCACGCGAGCACGTTCGAAGTGTCGACCGACGACTACCTCACCCCCGCAGGCGACTGCATACTCGCCATCGACGCCAACCGTGCTCCTGCGGACTTCGATCGTGAATTCGTCGCAGCCTGCCAGGACGCCGATGCGACGATCACGGTCACTCTCGAGGCTGATGGCTACCGCGAGTCCGTGACGGGGTGCGGTGATCCAGCCCTCGAGTGTACCAACGAGCGTAGCGCGGTCGGTCGGACGAGCGACTACGTCGATGATCGGACGATCATGCTCGGAGCCGAATTTGCAGCCGACGGATTCGATCGCGCCCTCGTCGAAGCGCTGGCGGAGGGTGCCGAGGCAATCGTGACAATCACCGTCGAGTGA
- a CDS encoding inorganic diphosphatase: protein MVNLWEDLETGPNPPEEIYAVVECLKGERNKYEYDKDVPGVVLDRVLHSNVHYPSDYGFIPQSYYDDEDPFDVLVLVEDQTFPGCVIEARPVALMKMDDDGEQDDKVIAVPSEDPRYDHIEDLDDIPQQQLDEIDEFFATYKNLEEGKEVQTEGWEDKQAAYDAIEHAQDLYEEKFQ from the coding sequence ATGGTCAACCTCTGGGAAGACCTCGAAACCGGACCGAATCCGCCCGAAGAGATCTACGCCGTCGTCGAGTGTCTCAAGGGTGAACGAAACAAGTACGAGTACGACAAGGACGTGCCGGGAGTCGTCCTCGACCGCGTCCTCCACAGTAATGTCCATTATCCTAGTGACTACGGGTTCATCCCACAGTCCTACTACGACGACGAGGACCCCTTCGACGTTCTCGTCCTCGTCGAGGATCAGACGTTTCCCGGATGCGTCATCGAGGCCCGTCCAGTCGCACTGATGAAAATGGACGACGACGGCGAACAGGACGACAAGGTCATCGCCGTTCCGTCGGAGGACCCGCGCTACGATCACATCGAGGACCTCGACGACATACCACAGCAACAACTCGACGAGATCGACGAGTTCTTTGCGACCTACAAGAACCTCGAGGAAGGAAAGGAAGTCCAGACGGAAGGCTGGGAGGACAAGCAGGCTGCGTACGACGCGATCGAACACGCACAGGATCTCTACGAGGAGAAATTCCAGTAA